A genome region from Kiloniellales bacterium includes the following:
- a CDS encoding 3-oxoacid CoA-transferase subunit A codes for MKTAIKVEEAAGMIPDGAVLLIGGFMAVGSPLRLIDAIVARGAKDLTVVANDTAMPGKGIGKLISCGAVSRAIVSHIGLNPETQAKMMAGEIEVELVPQGTLVERIRAGGVGLGGVLTATGLGTTVEEGKQIVETGGQRYLLETPIRGDFALVSARQADYAGNLEYSLTAQNFNPVMALAADTVIAEPQTIVPVGVIPPDAVKTPGVLVDHLLERAA; via the coding sequence ATGAAGACAGCGATCAAGGTGGAGGAGGCCGCCGGGATGATCCCCGACGGCGCGGTTCTGCTCATCGGCGGCTTCATGGCGGTGGGCTCGCCCCTCCGCCTGATCGACGCCATCGTGGCGCGCGGTGCCAAAGACCTGACCGTCGTGGCCAACGACACCGCCATGCCAGGCAAGGGAATCGGCAAGCTGATCAGCTGCGGCGCGGTCTCGCGCGCCATCGTGTCCCACATCGGGCTCAACCCGGAGACCCAGGCCAAGATGATGGCCGGCGAGATCGAGGTCGAGCTGGTGCCCCAGGGCACCCTGGTCGAGCGGATCCGCGCCGGCGGCGTCGGCCTCGGCGGCGTGCTGACCGCGACCGGCCTGGGCACGACCGTGGAGGAGGGCAAGCAGATCGTCGAGACCGGCGGCCAGCGCTACCTGCTCGAGACGCCGATCCGCGGCGATTTCGCCCTGGTCTCGGCGCGCCAGGCCGACTACGCGGGAAACCTGGAGTACTCGCTGACCGCCCAGAACTTCAATCCGGTCATGGCGCTCGCCGCCGACACCGTGATCGCGGAGCCGCAGACCATCGTCCCGGTCGGCGTGATCCCGCCCGACGCGGTCAAGACGCCGGGCGTGCTGGTCGACCACCTGCTCGAGAGGGCCGCCTGA
- a CDS encoding 3-oxoacid CoA-transferase subunit B codes for MDAKEIIARRVAREIRPNTLVNLGIGLPSLVANHLPDEVQVFFQAENGVIGLGARPPEGMEDPNLTDAGGGFVTAVPGAAAIDSAMSFGLIRGGHLDMTVLGGLQVDERGYLANWMVPGKMVPGMGGAMDLVAGAKRVVVAMVHTAKGNPKIVPECSLPLTAVRRVSLIVTEMAVIEPTADGLVLRERGPGVSVEEIEAATAASLIQLGEVPEMTLA; via the coding sequence ATGGACGCCAAGGAAATCATCGCCCGCCGCGTCGCGCGGGAAATCCGGCCGAACACCCTGGTCAACCTCGGCATCGGCCTGCCCAGCCTGGTCGCCAACCACCTGCCCGACGAGGTGCAGGTCTTCTTCCAGGCCGAGAACGGGGTCATCGGGCTCGGCGCCCGCCCGCCCGAGGGCATGGAGGACCCCAACCTCACCGACGCCGGCGGCGGCTTCGTGACCGCGGTGCCGGGCGCGGCCGCGATCGACAGCGCCATGAGCTTCGGCCTGATCCGCGGCGGCCACCTCGACATGACCGTGCTCGGCGGCCTTCAGGTCGACGAGCGCGGCTACCTCGCCAACTGGATGGTTCCGGGCAAGATGGTGCCCGGCATGGGCGGCGCCATGGACCTGGTGGCCGGCGCGAAGCGCGTCGTGGTGGCGATGGTCCACACTGCGAAGGGCAATCCCAAGATCGTGCCGGAGTGCAGCCTGCCGCTGACCGCGGTGCGCCGGGTCAGCCTGATCGTCACCGAGATGGCGGTGATCGAGCCGACCGCCGACGGACTGGTCCTGCGCGAGCGCGGCCCGGGCGTCTCGGTAGAGGAGATCGAGGCCGCGACCGCCGCCTCGCTCATCCAGCTGGGCGAGGTCCCGGAGATGACCCTGGCCTGA
- a CDS encoding LysE family translocator, with product MSIEFLITSFIVVVAPGTGVIYTLSCGLARGARASVAAALGCTVGILPHVTAAILGLAALLHTSALAFQVFKYLGLAYLLYLAWTTLKDKESLSVEPAEARRSAVKIAVRGFLINILNPKLSIFFLAFLPQFVPADAALPLLRMTGLSAVFMLMTFVVFVGYGVFAAAVRQHVITRPAVMTWLRRAFAGAFAGLGVKLAFSER from the coding sequence ATGTCCATCGAGTTTCTGATCACGTCCTTCATCGTCGTCGTCGCGCCGGGGACCGGCGTGATCTACACCTTGTCCTGCGGCCTGGCGCGCGGCGCCCGGGCCAGCGTCGCCGCGGCGCTGGGCTGCACGGTGGGGATCCTCCCCCACGTGACGGCGGCGATCCTCGGGCTGGCGGCCCTGCTCCACACCAGCGCCCTCGCCTTCCAGGTCTTCAAGTATCTGGGGCTGGCCTATCTGCTCTACCTGGCCTGGACCACGCTCAAGGACAAGGAGTCGCTCTCGGTCGAGCCGGCGGAGGCGCGGCGCAGCGCGGTCAAGATCGCGGTTCGGGGCTTCCTGATCAACATCCTCAACCCCAAGCTCTCGATCTTCTTCCTGGCCTTCCTGCCCCAGTTCGTGCCCGCCGACGCCGCCCTGCCGCTGCTCCGCATGACCGGCCTTAGCGCCGTTTTCATGCTGATGACCTTCGTGGTCTTCGTCGGCTACGGCGTCTTCGCCGCGGCGGTCCGGCAGCACGTCATCACCCGCCCCGCGGTCATGACCTGGCTGCGCCGCGCCTTCGCCGGTGCCTTCGCCGGCCTGGGCGTGAAGCTGGCGTTCTCGGAGCGGTGA
- a CDS encoding UbiA family prenyltransferase: protein MTLRDALSLGRVSNLPTVWTNMLAALVLAGGALSDDRVPALLAGLTLFYVGGMYLNDAFDAEIDARERPERPIPAGRVSRATVYALGFGMLGLGVACLAWTGFGVEGGTGVWPLLGGLALAAAIVFYDWYHKANPLSPVVMGACRFLVYVATGLAIALPLPPAVILGGALLLCYVIGLTYVAKQENLGEVKNLWPLLFLAAPLAYGLFLAGAYPLVIAYLLPLAAWMALALWLIRRRGPGDIPRAVISLIAGISLYDAMLIAGTGNLGLAGLALLGFFVTLGLQRYVAGT from the coding sequence ATGACCTTGCGCGATGCCTTGAGCTTGGGGCGGGTGTCGAACCTGCCGACGGTCTGGACCAACATGCTGGCGGCGCTGGTGCTGGCCGGCGGAGCGCTGAGCGACGATCGGGTCCCGGCGCTGCTGGCCGGGCTGACCCTTTTCTACGTCGGCGGCATGTATCTCAACGACGCCTTCGACGCCGAGATCGACGCCCGCGAGCGCCCGGAGCGGCCGATCCCGGCCGGCCGGGTCTCCCGCGCCACGGTCTACGCCCTGGGCTTCGGCATGCTGGGCCTGGGCGTCGCCTGCCTGGCCTGGACCGGCTTCGGGGTCGAAGGCGGCACCGGGGTCTGGCCGCTGCTCGGCGGCCTGGCGCTGGCCGCGGCCATCGTGTTCTACGACTGGTACCACAAGGCCAACCCCTTGAGCCCGGTGGTCATGGGCGCCTGCCGCTTCCTCGTCTACGTCGCCACCGGCCTGGCCATCGCCCTGCCCCTGCCGCCGGCGGTGATCCTCGGCGGCGCCCTGCTGCTCTGCTACGTGATCGGCCTGACCTATGTCGCCAAGCAGGAGAACCTGGGCGAAGTCAAGAACCTCTGGCCGCTGCTCTTCCTGGCCGCGCCGCTCGCCTACGGCCTGTTCCTGGCCGGCGCCTATCCCTTGGTGATAGCCTACCTGCTGCCCCTGGCCGCCTGGATGGCGCTGGCGCTCTGGCTGATCCGCCGCCGCGGCCCCGGCGACATCCCGCGCGCCGTGATCAGCCTGATCGCCGGGATCTCGCTCTACGACGCCATGCTGATCGCCGGCACCGGCAACCTCGGCCTGGCCGGCCTGGCCCTGCTCGGGTTCTTCGTCACGCTGGGTTTGCAGCGCTACGTGGCGGGGACTTAA
- the eboE gene encoding metabolite traffic protein EboE, producing MRLDGGLGQLTYCSNIHPGETWPEVLDGLRRHLPTVKAAVAPAAPLGLGLRLSAAAAEALIQPAALEELQALLDEGPYYVFTLNGFPYGTFHGASVKEGAYRPDWSEEERLLYSNRLAEILAIFLPEGLEGSVSTVPGTFKPWAEGRVEAITENLIRHVAELVAIEDRRGRHIVLALEPEPCCFLETIAETVDYFEGRLFSAAAAARLAALSGLSEPQAEAALRRHLGVCYDVCHAAVEFEDPRDSLARLRAAGIRIAKLQLSAALRIPSVGAETRDQLAPFAEPVYLHQTVERGPEGLTRYLDLPEALAQAEGAGGREWRIHFHVPIFLEAMQDFGTTQAFLREILALHRAEPVTDQLEVETYTWDVLPERYRQAEVGTAIARELNWVREQLA from the coding sequence ATGCGCCTGGACGGCGGGCTGGGCCAGCTCACCTACTGCAGCAACATCCACCCCGGAGAGACCTGGCCCGAGGTCCTCGACGGCCTGCGCCGGCACCTGCCGACGGTCAAGGCGGCGGTCGCGCCGGCGGCGCCCTTGGGCCTGGGGCTGCGGCTCTCGGCGGCCGCCGCCGAGGCGCTGATCCAGCCGGCGGCCCTCGAGGAGCTGCAGGCCCTGCTCGACGAGGGGCCCTACTACGTCTTCACCCTGAACGGCTTCCCCTACGGCACCTTCCACGGCGCCAGCGTCAAGGAGGGCGCCTACCGCCCGGACTGGAGCGAGGAGGAACGCCTGCTCTACAGCAACCGCCTGGCCGAGATCCTGGCGATCTTCCTGCCGGAGGGCCTGGAGGGCAGCGTCTCGACCGTGCCTGGGACCTTCAAGCCCTGGGCGGAAGGACGCGTGGAGGCGATCACCGAGAACCTGATCCGCCACGTCGCCGAGCTGGTCGCCATCGAAGACCGGCGCGGCCGGCACATCGTCCTGGCCCTGGAGCCGGAGCCCTGCTGCTTTCTAGAAACGATCGCCGAGACGGTCGACTACTTCGAGGGCCGGCTCTTCTCCGCCGCGGCCGCCGCCCGGCTCGCCGCCCTGAGCGGCCTGTCCGAGCCCCAGGCCGAGGCCGCGCTGCGCCGCCACCTGGGGGTCTGCTACGACGTCTGCCATGCCGCGGTGGAGTTCGAGGACCCGCGCGACAGCCTGGCCCGGCTGCGCGCCGCCGGGATCCGCATCGCCAAGCTGCAGCTCAGCGCCGCCCTGCGCATTCCATCGGTCGGCGCCGAGACCCGCGACCAGCTGGCGCCCTTCGCCGAGCCGGTCTACCTGCACCAGACGGTCGAGCGCGGGCCCGAGGGCCTGACCCGCTACCTCGACCTGCCCGAGGCCCTGGCGCAGGCCGAAGGGGCAGGGGGGCGGGAGTGGCGGATCCACTTCCACGTGCCGATCTTCCTGGAGGCGATGCAGGACTTCGGCACCACGCAGGCCTTCCTGCGCGAGATCCTCGCGCTCCATCGGGCCGAGCCGGTGACCGACCAGCTGGAGGTCGAGACCTACACCTGGGACGTCCTGCCCGAGCGCTACCGCCAGGCCGAGGTCGGCACCGCCATCGCCCGCGAGCTCAACTGGGTGCGGGAGCAGCTGGCGTGA
- a CDS encoding 3-dehydroquinate synthase has protein sequence MTKTLEGTEPSRTQDPMQDGVHWQRFAVAFDYPVHFTRALFDPANPVLAEALARLEPARRHRCLVFLDDGLLAVRPELAGEIAAYAEAWVGRMELVAAPIVVPGGERLKSELYFVEQMQQALFEHHIDRHSYVIGVGGGALLDAVGLVAATTHRGVRHIRVPTTVLAQNDSGVGVKNGVNLYGQKNFVGTFAPPFAVLNDAEMIDALPARDKIAGMAEAVKVALIRDGEFFAWLERNADDLALFEGAAMAQLIRRCAELHMHQIAQGGDPFETGSARPLDYGHWAAHKLEAMTRHHLRHGEAVAIGLALDARYSVLRGLLKPAEEERICFLLEHLGFKLWHAALDKREAEGRHAVLQGLRDFREHLGGELTITLLAGIGTGVEVHEMDEALVAEAIAWLKQRTAD, from the coding sequence ATGACGAAGACCCTCGAGGGGACGGAGCCGTCCCGGACGCAAGACCCGATGCAGGACGGGGTCCACTGGCAGCGCTTCGCCGTTGCCTTCGACTACCCGGTCCATTTCACCCGCGCGCTCTTCGACCCGGCCAACCCGGTCCTGGCTGAAGCCCTGGCGCGCCTGGAGCCCGCGCGGCGCCACCGCTGCCTGGTCTTCCTGGACGACGGGCTGCTGGCGGTGCGCCCGGAGCTGGCCGGGGAGATCGCCGCCTACGCCGAGGCCTGGGTCGGCCGGATGGAGCTGGTCGCCGCGCCCATCGTGGTGCCGGGCGGCGAGCGCCTGAAGTCCGAGCTCTACTTCGTCGAGCAGATGCAGCAGGCCCTGTTCGAGCATCACATCGACCGGCATTCCTACGTCATCGGCGTCGGCGGCGGCGCCCTGCTGGACGCGGTCGGCCTGGTCGCGGCGACCACCCACCGCGGCGTGCGCCACATCCGGGTGCCGACCACGGTGCTGGCCCAGAACGATTCCGGCGTCGGGGTCAAGAACGGGGTCAACCTCTACGGCCAGAAGAACTTCGTCGGCACCTTCGCGCCGCCCTTCGCGGTCCTCAACGACGCGGAGATGATCGACGCCCTGCCGGCCCGCGACAAGATCGCCGGCATGGCCGAGGCGGTTAAGGTCGCGCTGATCCGCGACGGCGAGTTCTTCGCCTGGCTGGAGCGCAACGCCGACGACTTGGCGCTCTTCGAGGGCGCGGCCATGGCCCAGCTGATCCGGCGTTGCGCCGAGCTGCACATGCACCAGATCGCCCAGGGCGGCGACCCCTTCGAGACCGGCAGCGCCCGGCCCCTGGACTACGGCCACTGGGCGGCGCACAAGCTGGAGGCCATGACTCGCCACCACCTGCGCCACGGCGAGGCGGTGGCCATCGGCCTGGCCCTAGACGCCCGCTACTCGGTGCTGCGCGGCCTCTTGAAGCCGGCCGAGGAAGAGCGGATCTGCTTCCTGCTCGAGCACCTGGGCTTCAAGCTCTGGCACGCGGCGCTCGACAAGCGCGAGGCCGAGGGCCGCCACGCGGTCCTGCAGGGTCTGCGCGACTTCCGGGAGCACCTGGGCGGCGAGCTGACCATCACCCTGCTGGCCGGCATCGGCACCGGCGTCGAGGTGCACGAGATGGACGAGGCCCTGGTCGCCGAGGCCATCGCCTGGCTGAAGCAGCGGACCGCCGATTGA
- a CDS encoding transmembrane 220 family protein: MRIVNAVLCLLMLAFAAVQYNDPDAGLWMVIYALPAAWAALAAWRPAMLQERPATLGLGFCLLAALGGVAHWWPSDAGWWRQEVWWESETAREGMGLMAVTLVLAVVALTRWLGRGKAGPLERPAG, from the coding sequence ATGCGCATCGTGAACGCCGTGCTCTGCCTGCTGATGCTCGCCTTCGCGGCGGTGCAGTACAACGACCCCGACGCCGGCCTCTGGATGGTGATCTACGCCCTGCCCGCCGCCTGGGCCGCCCTGGCGGCCTGGCGTCCGGCAATGCTGCAGGAGCGCCCTGCGACTTTGGGCCTCGGGTTCTGCCTGCTCGCCGCCCTCGGCGGCGTCGCCCACTGGTGGCCGAGCGACGCCGGCTGGTGGCGCCAGGAGGTCTGGTGGGAGAGCGAGACCGCCCGCGAAGGCATGGGCCTGATGGCGGTCACCCTCGTCCTGGCCGTGGTCGCCCTGACCCGCTGGCTGGGGCGCGGCAAGGCCGGGCCGCTGGAGCGGCCGGCCGGGTAG
- a CDS encoding amino acid racemase: MPRHIGIVACSAEGAALCYRTICIEGAALLGSHAHPEVSLHGQSLANYTACLERGDWPGVAELMLDSAEKLARTGADFLICPDNTIHNALPHLEGRAPLPWLHIAEVVADQAVARGFRRLALTGTRWLVESELYPEKFAARGLAVLRPEPDERAEIDRIIMEELVYGVFKPEAVTYFQQVIGRLKDGGCDAAILGCTEIPLILDDSNSPLPTLDSTRLLARAALHKAVAGVPA, translated from the coding sequence ATGCCCCGGCACATCGGCATCGTCGCCTGCTCCGCCGAGGGCGCGGCGCTCTGCTACCGCACCATCTGTATCGAGGGCGCGGCGCTGCTCGGCTCGCACGCCCATCCCGAGGTCTCGCTGCACGGCCAGTCGCTGGCCAACTACACCGCCTGCCTGGAGCGCGGCGACTGGCCGGGCGTGGCCGAGCTGATGCTGGACTCGGCGGAGAAGCTGGCCAGGACCGGCGCCGATTTCCTGATCTGCCCGGACAACACCATCCACAACGCGCTGCCCCACCTGGAGGGGCGCGCGCCGCTGCCCTGGCTGCACATCGCCGAGGTCGTCGCCGATCAGGCGGTCGCGCGCGGCTTCCGGCGCCTCGCCCTGACCGGCACCCGCTGGCTGGTCGAGAGCGAGCTCTATCCGGAGAAGTTCGCGGCGCGCGGCCTGGCGGTCCTGCGCCCCGAGCCCGACGAGCGCGCGGAGATCGACCGCATCATCATGGAGGAGCTGGTCTACGGCGTCTTCAAGCCTGAAGCCGTCACGTATTTCCAGCAGGTCATCGGGCGGCTGAAAGACGGGGGCTGCGACGCCGCGATCCTCGGCTGCACCGAGATCCCCCTGATCCTGGACGACTCGAATTCTCCGCTGCCGACCCTGGATTCCACGCGTCTGCTCGCCCGGGCGGCCCTGCATAAGGCGGTGGCGGGCGTGCCGGCCTAG